A single region of the Amphiura filiformis chromosome 7, Afil_fr2py, whole genome shotgun sequence genome encodes:
- the LOC140157142 gene encoding tripartite motif-containing protein 3-like encodes MASMPSFQSRKQEEFKEEFLTCPICAESYDDSKHKAKCLPCLHSFCASCLQRYIKERKSFACPKCRQTVQLETEGDLSSLPNNFIVENLKEYHDIFNLCVPCGNCDDGENAVSFCHDCVCFVCQGCVDMHQKMRSLRGHSLSTMTELREKKCNPMSLCQQRCEKHPKQEMTLYCQDESCKVPVCPTCAHVEHRGHDLVYIEVTVEKTTEELQGAAGKVRAQLEELTLIKTAIKQAQSRLMLSFRQKETEMQGTVEELHRMIDLRKEEACTKMDDLFKNEEKRLEEYEKSVDMLSFQMSSACEYTESSCSINHHVQLLDSSRHIMQRLQELQSTPLPMAEIESKEFVVSEKHVVAMGQFQDSIKNLCDLTLVVSKSPTSESFSSPDVEFPPPPKINFATYEEGSKSNSNESSVEVPPQTKTPSSEKTKKLSGKNTKKPPAKKVVNEPPQPAVDTDQCTITLDPNPWRGKPCKAEVTTVNSDNKPIPRGGAKVQASLKWAKSQMGGLPCPVVDHDNGTYTITYTPLLYGDNELAVYINDTSMEGSPFIVIAGQENS; translated from the coding sequence ATGGCGTCGATGCCATCGTTTCAGTCACGAAAGCAGGAGGAATTCAAGGAAGAATTTTTAACGTGCCCAATCTGCGCCGAGTCATACGATGACAGTAAACATAAAGCTAAGTGTCTACCTTGCTTGCATTCCTTCTGTGCTTCTTGCTTACAACGTTACATCAAGGAAAGAAAGTCATTTGCTTGTCCAAAATGTCGGCAGACTGTGCAGCTTGAGACAGAAGGTGACTTAAGCAGTCTTCCTAATAACTTCATCGTAGAGAATTTAAAAGAATATCACGATATATTTAACCTATGTGTACCTTGTGGCAACTGTGATGATGGTGAAAACGCGGTTAGTTTTTGTCATGATTGTGTTTGTTTTGTGTGCCAGGGATGCGTTGATATGCACCAGAAAATGCGTAGTTTACGAGGTCATAGCTTGTCTACAATGACTGAACTACGGGAGAAGAAGTGCAACCCAATGTCACTATGTCAACAGCGATGTGAAAAACATCCCAAACAAGAAATGACTCTATACTGCCAAGACGAGTCCTGCAAGGTTCCAGTGTGCCCTACCTGTGCCCACGTGGAACATCGCGGTCATGATTTGGTATACATTGAAGTTACCGTGGAAAAAACGACCGAAGAACTTCAAGGAGCAGCCGGTAAAGTAAGAGCACAGCTTGAAGAATTGACTCTCATCAAAACAGCGATCAAGCAAGCACAGAGTCGTCTCATGTTGAGCTTCAGGCAGAAAGAGACTGAAATGCAGGGTACTGTGGAAGAACTCCATCGCATGATCGATTTACGTAAGGAAGAAGCTTGCACTAAGATGGATGACTTgttcaaaaatgaagaaaaacgtCTCGAAGAATATGAGAAATCTGTGGACATGTTATCCTTTCAGATGTCCAGCGCGTGTGAATATACAGAAAGTTCATGTTCCATCAACCATCATGTGCAGCTGTTAGATTCCAGCAGACATATTATGCAACGTTTGCAGGAACTGCAGAGCACACCACTTCCAATGGCAGAAATTGAGAGCAAAGAGTTTGTCGTCAGCGAAAAGCACGTTGTGGCCATGGGTCAGTTCcaagattccattaaaaatctCTGCGACTTGACATTGGTCGTTTCGAAGTCACCCACCTCGGAATCATTCTCATCTCCAGATGTTGAGTTCCCTCCTCCACCAAAAATAAACTTTGCAACGTATGAAGAAGGTTCCAAATCAAACTCCAATGAATCATCTGTTGAAGTACCTCCACAGACCAAAACGCCATCTAGTGAAAAGACCAAAAAGCTATCTGGTAAGAACACCAAAAAGCCACCTGCAAAGAAGGTCGTCAATGAGCCACCACAACCAGCTGTTGATACTGACCAGTGCACAATAACATTAGATCCAAATCCATGGAGAGGAAAGCCCTGCAAGGCAGAGGTCACCACTGTGAACTCGGACAATAAGCCAATTCCTCGAGGTGGAGCAAAGGTTCAAGCTTCCTTGAAATGGGCAAAGTCTCAAATGGGAGGATTACCCTGTCCTGTTGTAGATCATGACAATGGTACTTACACTATTACATACACACCGTTGCTTTATGGAGACAATGAGCTGGCAGTGTATATTAATGATACATCAATGGAAGGTAGTCCATTTATAGTGATAGCAGGACAAGAAAACAGCTAG